The proteins below are encoded in one region of Cololabis saira isolate AMF1-May2022 chromosome 13, fColSai1.1, whole genome shotgun sequence:
- the mfsd8l1 gene encoding uncharacterized protein mfsd8l1 isoform X1 gives MDYRRKKKLTFFTIGLIFLLSGVEYAVILPTIWRYLQTLDAAPYFLGLTLSAFSLSGLLSGPLFGHWSDRTQTTKKIILIANLFEVLGNLMYFMGYSKWLLLSSRLVAGIGAGAGSSIFSFLTRSTAPEDRATVFAAVMACRQAGLLVGPAFNIFLRLCDFSLGPFVVNKYTSPGLFMCLLWILLQLAVVFMYWDLPPLERRPTNDTLIPKQEENIYGSMADGEKVEEEVKLLVGSQELVGSYGSVVASSPFKNAPAAPNSSLNNPTPPASPGTQQTHKGFRPFKNSRLSREFLREEVVVLLAAQFITLFNQTALETMVTPLTQKYFNFGELENSVMYCLGGVVVIAGFLFVRWLSCHVEERVVLAIGLTICNISCIWCLIFLANPLGGFSWQLTEFIIGVFLQVLGLPFVAVAQVSLFSKVTAERTQGFSQGVRRSVGGLATILGPLWAGGLTESMYIMMGVMVVLLALLTMMVAFSYNRLVEPAEGQMDNSDESG, from the exons ATGGATTATCGACGTAAAAAGAAACTGACTTTCTTCACCATTGGACTCATTTTTCTCCTTAGTGGTGTGGAATATG CGGTGATATTACCAACAATATGGAGGTATTTGCAGACTTTAGATGCAGCTCCTTACTTCCTGGGTTTAACCCTGTCAGCCTTCAGTCTCAGTGGGCTGTTGTCAGGACCGCTCTTTGGCCACTGGTCTGACAGAACTCAGACCACAAAGAAGATCATCTTGATTGCAAATCTTTTCGAAGTACTTG GTAATTTAATGTACTTCATGGGCTACTCCAAGTGGCTCTTACTGTCCAGTCGACTTGTAGCAG GCATTGGTGCAGGCGCCGGCTCGTCCATCTTCAGCTTCCTGACCAGAAGCACGGCTCCAGAGGACCGGGCCACTGTATTTGCTGCTGTTATGGCATGTCGACAAGCTGGCCTTCTAGTCG GTCCGGCATTTAACATATTTTTGAGGCTGTGTGACTTCTCCTTGGGTCCTTTTGTTGTCAACAAATATACTTCACCTGGG TTGTTCATGTGCCTGCTGTGGATTCTCCTTCAGCTGGCGGTGGTCTTCATGTACTGGGACCTCCCACCTCTGGAAAGGAGGCCGACTAATGATACTTTGATACCAAAACAAGAGGAGAATATATACGGCTCCATGGCAGACGGGGAAAAAGTGGAGGAAGAAGTGAAGCTGCTAGTGGGGTCCCAGGAGCTGGTGGGGTCCTACGGCTCCGTGGTGGCATCCAGCCCGTTCAAGAACGCTCCTGCCGCCCCAAACTCCTCGCTGAATAATCCTACTCCACCCGCCTCTCCTGGGACACAGCAAACCCATAAGGGCTTCAGACCCTTCAAGAATTCCAGGTTATCCCGAG AGTTCCTGAGAGAAGAGGTGGTTGTACTGCTGGCTGCCCAATTCATCACCCTATTCAATCAGACGGCGCTGGAG ACTATGGTGACCCCTCTGACtcagaaatattttaatttcGGGGAGCTGGAGAACAGTGTGATGTACTGTCTCGGCGGTGTGGTGGTGATCGCTGGATTCCTGTTTGTGCGTTGGCTGAGCTGCCATGTGGAAGAGCGTGTGGTTCTTGCCATCGGTCTGACCATCTGCAACATCTCCTGTATTTGGTGCCTCATATTCCTGGCAAACCCGCTGG GTGGCTTTTCTTGGCAGCTGACAGAATTCATTATTGGggtatttctgcaggttttgGGTTTACCATTTGTAGCTGTGGCCCAGGTTTCCCTCTTCTCTAAAGTTACTGCTGAGAGAACTCAAG GTTTCAGTCAAGGTGTACGTCGCTCCGTGGGGGGTCTAGCTACCATCCTGGGCCCTTTGTGGGCTGGTGGCCTCACTGAGAGCATGTATATAATGATGGGTGTGATGGTGGTGCTGCTGGCGCTTCTCACG ATGATGGTGGCGTTCTCATACAACCGGCTGGTGGAACCTGCAGAAGGgcaaatggacaattctgatgAGTCAGGTTAA
- the mfsd8l1 gene encoding uncharacterized protein mfsd8l1 isoform X2, with amino-acid sequence MDYRRKKKLTFFTIGLIFLLSGVEYAVILPTIWRYLQTLDAAPYFLGLTLSAFSLSGLLSGPLFGHWSDRTQTTKKIILIANLFEVLGNLMYFMGYSKWLLLSSRLVAGIGAGAGSSIFSFLTRSTAPEDRATVFAAVMACRQAGLLVGPAFNIFLRLCDFSLGPFVVNKYTSPGLFMCLLWILLQLAVVFMYWDLPPLERRPTNDTLIPKQEENIYGSMADGEKVEEEVKLLVGSQELVGSYGSVVASSPFKNAPAAPNSSLNNPTPPASPGTQQTHKGFRPFKNSRLSREFLREEVVVLLAAQFITLFNQTALETMVTPLTQKYFNFGELENSVMYCLGGVVVIAGFLFVRWLSCHVEERVVLAIGLTICNISCIWCLIFLANPLGFGFTICSCGPGFPLL; translated from the exons ATGGATTATCGACGTAAAAAGAAACTGACTTTCTTCACCATTGGACTCATTTTTCTCCTTAGTGGTGTGGAATATG CGGTGATATTACCAACAATATGGAGGTATTTGCAGACTTTAGATGCAGCTCCTTACTTCCTGGGTTTAACCCTGTCAGCCTTCAGTCTCAGTGGGCTGTTGTCAGGACCGCTCTTTGGCCACTGGTCTGACAGAACTCAGACCACAAAGAAGATCATCTTGATTGCAAATCTTTTCGAAGTACTTG GTAATTTAATGTACTTCATGGGCTACTCCAAGTGGCTCTTACTGTCCAGTCGACTTGTAGCAG GCATTGGTGCAGGCGCCGGCTCGTCCATCTTCAGCTTCCTGACCAGAAGCACGGCTCCAGAGGACCGGGCCACTGTATTTGCTGCTGTTATGGCATGTCGACAAGCTGGCCTTCTAGTCG GTCCGGCATTTAACATATTTTTGAGGCTGTGTGACTTCTCCTTGGGTCCTTTTGTTGTCAACAAATATACTTCACCTGGG TTGTTCATGTGCCTGCTGTGGATTCTCCTTCAGCTGGCGGTGGTCTTCATGTACTGGGACCTCCCACCTCTGGAAAGGAGGCCGACTAATGATACTTTGATACCAAAACAAGAGGAGAATATATACGGCTCCATGGCAGACGGGGAAAAAGTGGAGGAAGAAGTGAAGCTGCTAGTGGGGTCCCAGGAGCTGGTGGGGTCCTACGGCTCCGTGGTGGCATCCAGCCCGTTCAAGAACGCTCCTGCCGCCCCAAACTCCTCGCTGAATAATCCTACTCCACCCGCCTCTCCTGGGACACAGCAAACCCATAAGGGCTTCAGACCCTTCAAGAATTCCAGGTTATCCCGAG AGTTCCTGAGAGAAGAGGTGGTTGTACTGCTGGCTGCCCAATTCATCACCCTATTCAATCAGACGGCGCTGGAG ACTATGGTGACCCCTCTGACtcagaaatattttaatttcGGGGAGCTGGAGAACAGTGTGATGTACTGTCTCGGCGGTGTGGTGGTGATCGCTGGATTCCTGTTTGTGCGTTGGCTGAGCTGCCATGTGGAAGAGCGTGTGGTTCTTGCCATCGGTCTGACCATCTGCAACATCTCCTGTATTTGGTGCCTCATATTCCTGGCAAACCCGCTGG gttttgGGTTTACCATTTGTAGCTGTGGCCCAGGTTTCCCTCTTCTCTAA